The Desulfovibrio sp. G11 region ATATACAGCTCGCCAACGGCAGAACTGGCCCAGTCAGCCCTTGAGCGCCTGGAACACAAATACAATTCCAGTTATCCGCTCATCACAAAATCCTGGCGGGCCCACTGGCAGCGGATAATCCCCTTCTTTGACTACCCGCCGGAAATCCGGAAGGTGATCTATACGACGAATGCCATAGAATCGCTGAACATGAGCCTGCGCAAGGTGACCAAAGCCAAGGGGGCTTTCCCCCACGATGAGGCCGTTTTCAAAATCTTCTGGCTGGCGCTGCGAAATATCAGCAAAAAATGGACTATGCCCATCAGGGATTGGAAGGCAGCGTTGAACAGATTCGCCATACAATTTGAGGAAAGATTTCCAACTTAATAAGTAAACCGATTACACAAAGTTATGGACACCCCCATTCAAGCCTGTGGAATTTTTCAAAGACCTGTTCGCTGAAATGTATGGCCTGTGCCATCTTCGTGCGCCTCGTCACAAATTCCGCTTCAAGTGCAAGCTGTACAGCATGGACGCCACCACCATCAGCCTATGCCTGTCCATCTTTCCCTGGGCGTCGTTCCGGCGGAACAAGGCTGGCGTGAAAGTAAATACCGTGCTTGACCACGATGGCTACATTCCCGCTTTTCTCGATATCAACAATGCCAAAACCCACGAAAGCCGCATGGCCAAAAGTCTTTCATTGCCAAAGGGTTCCATCGTCACCTTCGATAAAGGCTATATCTGCTATTCCTGGTTTCGCATGTTGACCGCGAAGGGCATTTTCTTCGTAACCCGACTGAAGAGCAATGCTGCCTATAAGCTCGTTGATCGCCGCGCCGTAGACCGGAAAACCGGGGTCACGTCCGATCACATCATTGACGTGAGCAGCCGGGGAAAAACCACTCGTCTACGCAGAATCGGCTATCGCGATGCGAAAACCGGCAAACGGTACGAATTTTTGACCAACCATTTCCGCCTGTCCGCCAAGACAATTGCTGATATCTATAAAGAACGCTGGCAAATTGAAATATTCTTCCGCGAAGTCAAACAAAATCTGCATATTAAAAGCTTTGTCGGGCGCTCGGAGAATGCGGTGCACATCCAGATTTATACGGCCCTGACCGTGTATTTACTCCTGGCCTATCAGAAATTCCTGAGCAAGCTTGGGCTGTCGGTGCAACAACTCTTCGAGCTCATTTGCTTGAATCTGTTCGGCAAGGATTCTCTGGAAGAACTTCTGAATCCGCGAAGACGAAAAACTATAAACACCTATAGTTATAGCCTGTTAGCTATGGGTGCTTAACCGGACAACATTGATTGCCTATCTGCTTTCCGGCCATGACATGGAATGCTGCGTGACCAGAAGCGATATGCTTCACGGTAAAATTGCGGGAATTTATCCCTCCCTTTGCCCTGACGGGCAGGAGGAAAACCTGCTCATACTCGTTGACCGCCTTGCCAAGGGCGGCCTGCAGGTCTGGCTGCAGGTGGATGGACGCAAGCCGGCTCTGCTGGAAAAGCTGCTGCACATCAAGGATGTTCATGTCATCCTTAATGTTGTGGGCGGAGCCGATGCCGCTGGCCGTATCTTCGGCGGCGCCCCCTCGAAAGAAGACCTGGCGAAAACCATAGCTCTCGTGCAGGCATCTCCGGACGGCATCATCCGTTTTCTGGCGGTTCCCCACCCTGCTGATGGCGGCCAGTGGGCATGGCCTCAACGGGCCGATGCAGCAGCAGCGCAAATGGTGGCCGAAGCCTGCGGCCAGCCCACCCTGCCCTATGTCATCACCGCCATCACGCCCGATATGGCCTGGGACATGCGTGGTCTGGACGCCCTGCCCGAGCAGAACATGCTCGTCTACCGTTCCGCCTCACGGCAGTTTCTTTTCAAAGCTGATATCGCGAAATAGGGGGCAGACGTGCAGTCTTTTGACGTGATCATCATAGGTGGAGGCCCGGGCGGAACCACGGCAGCCCGCACTCTGGCACAGGGCGGGAAAAAAGTTGCGCTGATAGAAGACAAGCACTGGGGCGGCACATGCCTTAACTGCGGCTGCATCCCCACCAAGATGCTGCTTGGCGCAGTGGCCCCCGGCAGCCTGCTGCGCGCGCAGGAGCGTCTGCGGGTTGTCAAAGGCAGCGTGAAGGTAGACTTTACCGCCCTGCAAGGCCGGGTCAGCCGATTCACCAAAGGGACAAGCCAAACACTTGCCAAAGCCCTTGCAGGATCGGGCGTTACACTGTT contains the following coding sequences:
- a CDS encoding IS4 family transposase, coding for MEFFKDLFAEMYGLCHLRAPRHKFRFKCKLYSMDATTISLCLSIFPWASFRRNKAGVKVNTVLDHDGYIPAFLDINNAKTHESRMAKSLSLPKGSIVTFDKGYICYSWFRMLTAKGIFFVTRLKSNAAYKLVDRRAVDRKTGVTSDHIIDVSSRGKTTRLRRIGYRDAKTGKRYEFLTNHFRLSAKTIADIYKERWQIEIFFREVKQNLHIKSFVGRSENAVHIQIYTALTVYLLLAYQKFLSKLGLSVQQLFELICLNLFGKDSLEELLNPRRRKTINTYSYSLLAMGA